The DNA segment GTCGGTACAGCCGATCCGAAGACTGGCTGGTTCAATGGAATCACATGGTAGGACACTTCGATCAGGCGCTCGACTCGAGGTGAGTGTGCCGTCCCGTTCGGTATCGAGAACAGTATTCGGACCGGGACTGTCAAACAAAATGCCAGGAAGCGGCGGCCATCGCCGGATTCAAGTGGGTAAGTACTCGATACTGAGTATGGGTTTTGGAAGCTACGATGAATCCGAACAGCGACACCAGAATCGGGATGAGGACGACGGAGAGGAGAAAGCGGTGAACGTTCACGAAAACGCCCACGAGGGGGAGATGACGGTCGAAACTGGTGCGTCGACGGACGATTTGCTGGGGCAACTGCAGGACATCAAAGAGTCGAAAGCTGCTGAGGAATAAGGACAGAAACAATTCTGTGATGACTGTCTTTTTCCAGGGTGTCATCGATCCCTATTAGATAAACTGTTTGAAGGGGGAGGCTGTAACCCGTGGCATGGAGAGTCTCAACCGAATGGCGATCGAACTGGTCGACGAGGCCCTCGAGTTCGCCGAGGAGCTGAATGTGGGGGCGTACGAACTCGAGAACGAGGCGACGGTACTCGATTTCGGCCTCGAGTTCGATGGTGGAATCGAAGCGGGACTACTGTGTACGGAGATTCAAACCGCAGGATTGGCGACACCGGGGCGTGATCTCGGAGAACTGGGTGGTGCGCCCATACCGTATATCGAACTGTCGACGGACCAGCCAGGGCTGGCATATCTGGGTTCACAAAAGGCTGGCTGGGAACTGCAGACCGATGATTTCGAAGGACTTGGAAGCGGCCCGGCTCGAGCGCTGGTGGCCGAGGAACAGGAGTTCCGACAGCTTCAGTACACAGATGCGTTCGACCTGACGGCACTGACACTCGAGACGACCCAGATGCCGACGGCGGCCGCAGCCGAGGCGGTTGCCTCGCGGGCAGAAATCGAGTCGAGCGGTGTCTTTTTACTCGCGTATCCGACGGCGAGCGTCGTCGGCAGCGTGACAAACGCGGCTCGAGTCGGTGAACTGGTGACGTTCAACCTCTCCGAACTGGGCTACGATCCGCTCGATATCGTTTCCGTGACGGGCCGAGCGCCGGTTCCGCCGGTTGCCGACGACGAGGAGACGGCAATTGGCCGGACGAACGATGCGATTGCATACGGCGGGACGGCACATCTGGTCGTCCGGGAGCCGTTCGACGGCTTCGAGCAACTGCTTTCGACGGCAGGAGACGAATATGGGAGGCCGTTCGTCGAAATCTTCGACGACCGGGACTGGTCGTTCGAGGAGACTGCGGCCGACCTCTTCGGGCCGGCAAAAGTCACCGTTGACGTACTCGGCGGTGGCACCTACGTGTACGGTGAAACACGCGAGGATATCCTCGTCGAATCGTTCGGACTCGATGAAAATCCTGCTTGAGCCTATGCAGTTCAAACTGGTTCCCGAAGCACCTGAATCGGTCGACTACCTCGAGACGGTGCAGGCTGCCGTCCCGTTAGTTCCGGGGACGGAGGACGACTGCTGTGCCCGGATCATGCGCCAGACGGAGATTTCACCGCGTGATGAGGCTCGAACGTGGCTGACCTTCCTGCGAGCGCTCGAGTTGGCAACGGAGGGGCCGACGGGATTCCATCGCGTCCGTGGGCGACCAGCACCGAGCAATCCGGCGGAGCGTTCGCGTCTGCGCGAATCGTTTGTGAGCCGAGTATACGGCGTCGAACGGATTCTCGAACTCCTCGAGGCGGCCAATGAACCGTTGTCGGCTGACGCGGTTTTCGATCGATTTCGCGAATCGATACCGCAGTACGAACAGCACAAACATCGAAATCGACTACGTGAGATCTGGGGTGAACGGGTCGCACGAATCCTCGACTGGGCTGTGTTGTTCGATCTGGCTGTAGTGGAGTCTGCCGGATACACCGTCGCTGACTCGAGGCCGAACCAGTAGCAGTGGCGGCGTGGGGTCAGGTTCTGCCCGAGGGCCGAGGCCGTACGCGAACTGGTATCACTTGCGTTCGAACGGCTTTTACACTATCTCCCCGCATTCGAGAGTATGTCACATCCGCCTGAAGCGATTCTTTTCGATCTCGACGATACGATCTGCCGATATCGGCGGTCCGCAGAGACGGTCCTCGAGTGTGCGTTCGAACGCGTTGGCGTCGATCCCGTCTTCGACCCCGCTGCGTATCCCGAACGGTACGGAGACTATCTCGCCTCGAGTTCGAGTATCGGTGATCTCCATCGGCAGTGTTTCGGCGATCTCGCTGTGGAGGCGGGTGTAGATCGAGAAGTTGGAATCGCCGTCGCCGAGGCGTTCAACGAAGAACGGGATCAGCGAGCGGTCGACCCACTGGCTGGCGTCCCGGACGTGTTCGATACCCTCGAGGCGTCGTATCGACTTGGTCTGATCACGAACGGTGACCCGGCGATGCAAGCAGAGAAGTTGGCTGCGCTGGGATTGACTGAGACCTTCGAACCGGTGGTCTGTGCGGGATACGAGACTGCCCCGAAGCCGGACCCGGAACCGTTCGAGGTTGCACTCGAGGCCCTCGATATCACGCCGGAGAAGGCGCTCTACGTCGGCAATTCGCTCACGAGTGACGTGGCCGGAGCCAAAGCTGCAGGTGTCCCGTCAGTGTGGGTCCCCGTTGATGGTCGGGGCGGAGAGACGACGAGGGTATCCGGGCCTGAACCAACCTTTAGGGTGTCCTCGTTGGCAGCACTCGAGTCAGTGCCGGTGCTTTCGATGTAACTCGGGAAGGGGATGATCAATTGGCTGGATAGACGTCGGTTACCGTTCCGACACCTTTACTCCGCCCTTCTCTGAAGACGAACTTCTGGCCGGGTTCGACCAGATACGGCCTGAATTTGAAGCGGACGCGTGCGATGCCGCTGTCACCGGGGAGGAGGCGGCCGTTCTCAGGGGAAAACGCGGCTGCTTCGCCGATCGTCTCGAGGTGGACGACGGGTTCGTAGCCGTCACCGATCCTGGTTGGATGGTTGAGGACCATGACTTCGGCGTCGAACTCCCGAACCGGCACGGGGTCTGCGTCGGCTGGGAGTAATACCATGCCGCGTTCGATCTCGGGTTCTTTGACGCCTTTCAGGGCGATACCGACGATTCGACCGGCCTGGGCCTGGTCCACGCGGTGGTAGTGCATTTCGATGGATCGCACTTCGACCTCGCGGAAGGTTCCGTCAGGCATGGGTCCCAACAGGAGTTTGTCACCGGCTTCGACCGATCCGCGCATGACCGTTCCCGAGGCAACGGCGCCGACGCCAGTAACGGCGTAACTCCGGTCGATGTACATGCGGAATTCGCCTTCGTCACGGGTCGTTTTGGGGAGGCGCTCGAACAGTTCGTCGAGTACGTCAAGCCCGTCCATCGTGATTGCGCTGGTTTCAGCGATGGGAACGACGGTATCGCCGATTTCATCGACGGCGGCGTCGACGCCGTGGCGGGCGATTCGCAACGGCGACTTTCCGACCTCTCGAAGGAGTCGCTCGATCTCGAGAACGACCGATTCGATCTGTTCCTCGCTGGCGATATCCGTTTTCGTGAGAACGACCATCGTTGGAAGGTCGGTCGCGAGCAAGACACCGAGGTGTTCGCGGGTGGTTCGGGTCGGCCCGTCGTCGGCGGCGACGACGAGCAAGCCGTAATCGAGTTTCTGCCCGACGAGACCGCGAATAGTCGTCCGCAACCAGGGTTCGTGGCCAACCGTGTCGACGAAGGAAACCAGTCGGTCGGCCTCCTCGACGATCTGTGCCCGGTCGTCTTTTCGGTTGGGATTTCTGACGTGTACGGGGCCGTCGTCGTCGAACCCGTAGACGGCATACGAAAGATCCGCGGAGAGACCACGTTCGACTTCGTGTGGCTGGACATCGAGGAACGCTCGAGTGGCCCCATCCCCGTCGTCCGGTCTGCCGGTTACGAGCGAGCCAACCAGCGTGCTCTTGCCGTGGTCGACGTGGCCGGCTGTCCCGATGACGATGTGTTTGTCGTCCGTCTCGAGGACGGCGCCTTCGCGTATCTGAGCGATACCGACGAGACCGTCTTTGACACCCCAGGTCTGTACGTCTTCGATGTGGCAGTCGGCTTCTTCGGCGAGCAACGAGAGAACGTCCATGGACTCCGAAAAGGTATCGGGGTCGATTCCAGCGAGGCCGCCATCGTCGGTCACACCAACGACGTAGGTCGCCTCGCCGTCGCCCGACAGTACGCGGTGTCGAAGCTGTGCGGCGAGACTCTCGCGTCGACCCCCCTCGAGGTGAATCGACTGCAGGAGACGTTCTTTGAACTCGACGTTTCCACCGTCCTGTTCGCCACGTTCCAGGGCTCGCTCGAGGAGAGCCCGGTCACGGCTCATAGACGCTGGTAGCGACTCACACGGCAAAAGCTTTCGCGTCGAATGTCACAAAATAGCACAGTCGGCGAGGGGAGCTACCACTCATTACTTCGCTCGCAGTCGTTCGTAGGCGGCCGTCACTCGCTTGAACTCGTCTTCGTCGCCCCCACGGTCCGGATGGGTGTCTTTGACGCGCTCGCGGTAGGCCTGTTTTATCGACGATTGATCGGCTGTCGGATCGACACCCAGCACCGTTCGTGCTTCCGCTCGAGTGGGGCCGTCCGACGTCGAGGGCGCTCTATCACGGGAGTCGTAGCGGTCGTGTGCCCCGAATCCTACTCGGCCCTGTGAGCCAAAACGCGCTTCACGTTCGCCACGGGTTCGCGGGCCACGACGCTGGCGTGGACCGGCCCCAAACCCGCCACGTTGACCGGTCGCGCGCTGTTGGCGGCGCCGCTGGTCAGCCGCTTGCCGGCGCTCCTCTCGACGGTGCAGTCGCTCGAGTAGTTTGCCGCTGCCGTGATAGTACATGAAGTAGGCGGTCACTCCGAGCGGAACCGCCACGAAAAACGCGACGGGTGAACCGGAGACGACGGCTCCAATGGCGAGCAGTGCCGTCATGGCTGCAAACGAGGCGGCCATGAGCAAGACGACTGGAGACTGACGCACAGGGATTATAGTGGCTCGAGGCTCCTAAAGGGTACGGCGATGGGTGCGATTGCCGGCTTCGACATCGGAGTTCCCGAAGAGCACTGGGGACGTTTCGGCATTCCTGTCGATTCCCCACCTGATTGATACACCTAGAGTCCGTACGTCGGGTATGAGCATCACCGGCCTCTGTCAGATCTGTGAATCGCGACCGGCCGAATACCAGTGCTCGAACTGCGGGACGCTGGCCTGTACGGCCCACTTCGACCAGTCTCACGGGCTGTGTACGACCTGTGTGAAAACTGCGAAGCCCGATAGCAACACTGACGTGGACATTCATCGGCTATGACCTCGATACGTGATCTCGTCAGTGGCTCGCTCGGTGTGGGTGAACAGTTCTGTCTCGAGGTTGAACTCGAGCCAACGGCGGACGCACAGGCACGAGGTAATAGACGATTACTCGCCGCCCATCCGTATCCAGCGACTCCAGTGCCGATTGCCGTGACGGAAAACCTCGATGCACTCGAGGAGATTCCCCCGGCGGGACCGATCGAAGTGGAAGTCGTTGGACCGGTCGTTGACGGTGCAGTCGTTGGCCGTGTCGCTTCGGATCACTGCCAGGAGCCTGAAGCCTGAAGGCGGTTCGTCGTTTGGGAGGGGACTAATGTCGATGCTCGTTGAGCCGGTCTTGCAGCCGTTTGGCCGCCTGTCCAGACACCTTTGCGAAGTCTTCACCGGCATTTTCGCCGGCGAAGATGATTCCGCGAGAGGAGTTGATTAACCCAACGCCACCCGCGAGTCCGTATTCGACGGCCGCCTCTGCATCTCCGCCCTGGGCTCCAACGCCGGGGACGAGAAACGGCAGCTCGGGTACCTGTTCGCGGAGTTCCTCGAGTTCTTCGGGCTTCGTTGCCCCCACTACGAGGCCGACGTTGTCGTTTTCGTTCCAGAGGTCGGCAAGCGCGGCAACGCGTTCGTAAAGTGGTTCGCCGGTTTCGAGTTCGAGGTCCTGTAGATCAGCGCCGCCGGGGTTGGAGGTGCGACAGAGGACGAACACTCCGGCCTCTTCGTTCGCCAGGAACGGCTGGAGTGAGTCACGGCCCATGTAGGGGTTGACGGTTATCGCGTCGACTCGCTCGAGGATTTCGGCGTATTTTCGGGTCGTATTGCCGATATCGGCGCGCTTTGCGTCGAGCAAGACAGGGACACCTTTTCCGTGTGCGTAGGCGATGGTCTCTTCGAGGGCGGCCCACCCGTCGGGATCCTCGTAGAAGGCGGCGTTCGGTTTGAACACGGCGGCGTGTTCGTGGGTGGCGTCGATGATACGGCGGTTGAACGCCCAGCGCGGGAGGTCGTAGTCGAGTAGGTGATCGGGAATCCGAGACAGATCTGGGTCGAGGCCGACGCTCACGACGCTATCGACGGTGACGATCCGGTCGTGCAACCGGTCGAAGAAGTTCATGCACTCGAGTGCTCGCCGGATCGGTGAAAACGTTGCTATTTTTCGCCCTCGTGGTATTTCTCCTCTCGCTTTTACACTCGTTCGTCGCACGTTACCGCCGGTGAGGACGCGTTACTGCTCTCGAGCGTTGTAGATCACGTCGACTGCGGCGTCGCCTAACAGCTTGAAATCCTCGAGATCGCCGGCAAACCAGTAGGCGTCGAGCCAGTTGCCGACCGCGCCGCGAACGGTTCTGCCATCGATGATGTCTTCCTCGTTGATCGAGGCGTTCCGGTAGTCGGATTTGACGACTGCGCCGCTCGCCCGGAACGAGTATACCGCCGGTCCGGACGCGTTCGTTCCGTCGATGACGATGGCGTGTGGGAGGAGTTCGTGGTCGCCTGCGTCTTCGATCTCGAGCGGTTCGCCATCGAGTGTCACGTTCGCTTCACCGTCGGTGAAGGAAACGTCAGTTAGCGCGCCCGAAAACCGGAATCGCTGGGTGCTGTCCGTCACGGAACTCTGAGCTGTGGTGCCAGAGACCATCGTGACGTTCTCGGCCGGATCGTCCCCGTCGTAGACGAGGTCGCCGTCGACCGTGATCTCGAAACTCGCGGGTTCACCCGTTCCCTCGATCTCGAGGACGTGTGGATGGTCCGCTCCGTAGTCGGCTGGGTCGATCACGTCGCCGTTTACCGACATCGTCGCCGGTCCGTCGACCGTTACCTGCTCGAGTGAACCGGAAAACCGGAACGCATCGCGCCAGTTCGCGACGGTGCCCTGGACGTGTCCGTCCTCGATTTCGAGGCCGTCGTCGATCGTCGCACCCTGGGCGTTCGAGCTTTCGACGTGTCCATCGACGACGAACTCGTACCGGCTGACATCTGCATCTGCGCCTTCGACCAGGAGCAAGTTCTCGAGGACGTCGTCGATATCGTCAGGGTCGATTTCGACGCCGTTGACGCGGACGGCCGCGCCGCCATCGACCGTTAGCGTCTCGATTTCGCCGTCGAATCGGAACGCGTCGAGATAGTTGGCGACGACGCCTTCCGCGTAGTTTCCGTCGACGGTTGCTTCGGCGTCGATAGTCGCGTTTTCGTCTGTGCTGGGTTCGATATCGCCTGTCGTCGTGAACGCGTACTCAGTGGTGTCGGTGTCTGATTCACGCCCGTCGACCACGATAACGTTTGATAGCCTCGTGGTTTCGGGTTCCGCCGACGCGTCGTTCGAATTTCCCGAGGCGGCCTCCACAGCTGACGTCGGACAACCGTCAGGAACGACGTTACGTGGTGACGTCCCGTTGCCACCGGCCATATTGATCGACCCGCCCGGACGTCTGAATCCGCCATTGAAGCCGGTGTCGTACTGGGTGTTGGTCATTCGAACGGCGGAAGACCTCCCGTTTGCACCGACGACGACGGAGTAGTGACGGCCACCCATCGCAAGGTGACAGTTGTCGACGTGGACGGTTCCGGGTGCCCACGCCCAGACGCCACGTCCGTTTTTGTATCTGCTCGTATTGACCGCCGTACAGTTCGTAATTGAGCCTTCGCCCAGACGGTAATGAGATACCCACGAGTCTCGCGAGTAGCAGTTACTAATATCGACGGTCCCACCGCTGCCGTTGTGCATCGGCGCCGAACAATAAAACGAGTTGTCACCCATCTCCTGTATATTCACGCGGTCGATGTTGATGTGACCGGTATGCTGTGGGGCAACCCAGATGCCAACACCCATTCGGTGGCCGTGGACTGCCCCGTCACCGAGATAGACGTTCTCCATCGTCGATGTATTTCCACGGCGGTCGGAGAGGCCAAAGACGGCGTCGTGTTGCCCGACGCGACCCTGGATACCCACATTTCGGATCGTCCAGTTGGTCCCGTGTGCGGCGATCACAACCTTGGCCTCGTCAGCGGTACAATCGATCAACAGGTTCTCGAGCGTCTCGTTCGAGCCGACGCGAATCACGCGTCGTTCACCTGCGCCGACGGTAATCTCGTCATACCCGGACGCACTGGCGCGACCGGCAGCGGCCGTTGTGACCGCACCGGTCAGCGCGCTCGCGGAGGCGAGCTTGAGGTACCCCCGTCGGTTGAGTAATCCGCTATTACCGTCGATTTCAGTCGTTTCAGGTCGATTACCGCTCGTATCACTATCATCCGATACCGAAACGTCGCGTGCCATGCAATCAGGTAATTTGAGGATACCGGCATAAATCTTTCTTTAAACTAATGAATTAAATTTACAGACACTCGATATAGTCGGAACGACAGGCAATAACAATATCTCTATACATTCATACAGATATGACCATTAGGGCATGGAAATAGGGGCGGTAACAGTGTATTACCGCAAAAGCCCGCTCGAGCCTGGTCACCTTCTCATCAACGAGGTCACAATGTGAGGGGAAAGCAAGCGCTATCAGGAAGGTTTTGATAATAAATTGCAAATGATACGCGGACCCAGAGAGTCCGGAGAGCTGGTGGAGGTCCGTGCGTCCAGTGGGATGTTGTCAGCGGAGACCGGTCACCGAGGGTTCAAGTGGAGGGTGTCGTCAGCGGAGGCCGTGTTGCGTCGTTCGCGAGTTGCCGAGTGGGTGGTGGATTCAGAACCCGAACCAGGTAAACGATGGACCAGTGTCCGCACTTGAGGTACCTTCGTCCCCACTGGCAGCTGCTTCAGGAGTCTCTGGGACGCCGTCAGGAATCTCCGGCTCCGGATTCGTGCCGACGCTGTCATCGATTTCGATGCTCGAGCCAAATTTCTCGTTGAGACCGCCGTGGAAGTCCGAGCTGTAATCCGTCTCGGTCACCGTCAGGGAGGTCCCGTTTCCGTTCGCACCCACGTCGATCGCGTAGTTATGCCCGTTCATATCGAGTTGGCAGTTATCGATTTCGCAGGTGCCGGGCGACCAGACCCAGATACCGCGGCCACCGTATCCGTCGCGGTCGACGTGGACGCTCGAGTTCGTGACAGCGCTCCCGGCCGAACCGATTCGGAAGTTCGAGACGTAGTTGTTCGCGGCGTAGCACTCGTCGATGTGTACGGTACCGCCACCGTTTCCACCGGGCGCAGAAGCGTAGATTCCGTTATCTGGGAAGTTCTGCACGTTCACGTGGCGGAAATCGATGTGTCCGTTGTGCTCAGGGCTGACCCAGAACGCCGTCTCACCCGTTGCCTGTGAGCCGTGTACGGCACCGTCGGCGATGTAGACGTTTTCGATCGTACTTTCACCGCCGTCGAGATCAGAAATACCGAACGCTGCATCCGGTGCACCGACATCGAACTCACCTTTGATACCGACGTTTCGGATCGTCCAGTCGGTAGCGTGAGCCGCGATCGTCACGCGCGCACCGGCTGCCGTACAGTCGAATAAGACGTTCTCGAGGGTTTCGCCGTCCTCGAGGGACACTAACCGATCCTCACCGCTGTCGAGGGTGATGGTCTCGTAGTCGCCGTCGTCACCAGCAGCCGTGCCAACTGCACCGAGGGCCAGGCCGGTTGCCGCAGCGAGCGAACCCGCAGCGCGAAGGTACGAACGGCGGGATAATCGCTCGTTACGAGCAGTAATCTGTGGTTCGACATCGGTAGTGCGAGAATTCTGCGCCATGCATTTGCGTAACCTGGGCTTTCGCACATAAACCTTTCCGTATCAAAGGCAATGATTTTACAGAAAATCATTAGAAACATACGCTGTATTCACAAAATAATAGCATTATTGTACAGCAATCATTACTTTCGTCGAACCCAGGGTGTCGGCGAAATAAGCATGGGTTACGGAGCGGTGTGGCCGTTTGAAGTGATGTATGGATAGGTTTATGATACTAACTTTCAAATATCTGCTATGAAACGGCGAACGCTTCTTGCTGCGACCGGTCTCTCGACGGTCACTATCAGTGGTTGTTTGAGTAGTGATGATGACGCTAGCGACGAGTCAACCGGTGACGATGGCGCGCTATTCGGCGATGATGCTTCTGACGACGCCACCAGTGATGACGAGGATTCGGGGGATGCCGGTGACTCGGAAAACGGCGACGAAGGGTAC comes from the Natronosalvus amylolyticus genome and includes:
- a CDS encoding DUF5786 family protein, giving the protein MGFGSYDESEQRHQNRDEDDGEEKAVNVHENAHEGEMTVETGASTDDLLGQLQDIKESKAAEE
- the mch gene encoding methenyltetrahydromethanopterin cyclohydrolase translates to MESLNRMAIELVDEALEFAEELNVGAYELENEATVLDFGLEFDGGIEAGLLCTEIQTAGLATPGRDLGELGGAPIPYIELSTDQPGLAYLGSQKAGWELQTDDFEGLGSGPARALVAEEQEFRQLQYTDAFDLTALTLETTQMPTAAAAEAVASRAEIESSGVFLLAYPTASVVGSVTNAARVGELVTFNLSELGYDPLDIVSVTGRAPVPPVADDEETAIGRTNDAIAYGGTAHLVVREPFDGFEQLLSTAGDEYGRPFVEIFDDRDWSFEETAADLFGPAKVTVDVLGGGTYVYGETREDILVESFGLDENPA
- a CDS encoding HAD family hydrolase → MSHPPEAILFDLDDTICRYRRSAETVLECAFERVGVDPVFDPAAYPERYGDYLASSSSIGDLHRQCFGDLAVEAGVDREVGIAVAEAFNEERDQRAVDPLAGVPDVFDTLEASYRLGLITNGDPAMQAEKLAALGLTETFEPVVCAGYETAPKPDPEPFEVALEALDITPEKALYVGNSLTSDVAGAKAAGVPSVWVPVDGRGGETTRVSGPEPTFRVSSLAALESVPVLSM
- a CDS encoding GTPBP1 family GTP-binding protein, with the protein product MSRDRALLERALERGEQDGGNVEFKERLLQSIHLEGGRRESLAAQLRHRVLSGDGEATYVVGVTDDGGLAGIDPDTFSESMDVLSLLAEEADCHIEDVQTWGVKDGLVGIAQIREGAVLETDDKHIVIGTAGHVDHGKSTLVGSLVTGRPDDGDGATRAFLDVQPHEVERGLSADLSYAVYGFDDDGPVHVRNPNRKDDRAQIVEEADRLVSFVDTVGHEPWLRTTIRGLVGQKLDYGLLVVAADDGPTRTTREHLGVLLATDLPTMVVLTKTDIASEEQIESVVLEIERLLREVGKSPLRIARHGVDAAVDEIGDTVVPIAETSAITMDGLDVLDELFERLPKTTRDEGEFRMYIDRSYAVTGVGAVASGTVMRGSVEAGDKLLLGPMPDGTFREVEVRSIEMHYHRVDQAQAGRIVGIALKGVKEPEIERGMVLLPADADPVPVREFDAEVMVLNHPTRIGDGYEPVVHLETIGEAAAFSPENGRLLPGDSGIARVRFKFRPYLVEPGQKFVFREGRSKGVGTVTDVYPAN
- a CDS encoding J domain-containing protein; translated protein: MRQSPVVLLMAASFAAMTALLAIGAVVSGSPVAFFVAVPLGVTAYFMYYHGSGKLLERLHRREERRQAADQRRRQQRATGQRGGFGAGPRQRRGPRTRGEREARFGSQGRVGFGAHDRYDSRDRAPSTSDGPTRAEARTVLGVDPTADQSSIKQAYRERVKDTHPDRGGDEDEFKRVTAAYERLRAK
- a CDS encoding zinc finger HIT domain-containing protein, yielding MSITGLCQICESRPAEYQCSNCGTLACTAHFDQSHGLCTTCVKTAKPDSNTDVDIHRL
- the pyrF gene encoding orotidine-5'-phosphate decarboxylase — its product is MNFFDRLHDRIVTVDSVVSVGLDPDLSRIPDHLLDYDLPRWAFNRRIIDATHEHAAVFKPNAAFYEDPDGWAALEETIAYAHGKGVPVLLDAKRADIGNTTRKYAEILERVDAITVNPYMGRDSLQPFLANEEAGVFVLCRTSNPGGADLQDLELETGEPLYERVAALADLWNENDNVGLVVGATKPEELEELREQVPELPFLVPGVGAQGGDAEAAVEYGLAGGVGLINSSRGIIFAGENAGEDFAKVSGQAAKRLQDRLNEHRH
- a CDS encoding right-handed parallel beta-helix repeat-containing protein, which gives rise to MARDVSVSDDSDTSGNRPETTEIDGNSGLLNRRGYLKLASASALTGAVTTAAAGRASASGYDEITVGAGERRVIRVGSNETLENLLIDCTADEAKVVIAAHGTNWTIRNVGIQGRVGQHDAVFGLSDRRGNTSTMENVYLGDGAVHGHRMGVGIWVAPQHTGHINIDRVNIQEMGDNSFYCSAPMHNGSGGTVDISNCYSRDSWVSHYRLGEGSITNCTAVNTSRYKNGRGVWAWAPGTVHVDNCHLAMGGRHYSVVVGANGRSSAVRMTNTQYDTGFNGGFRRPGGSINMAGGNGTSPRNVVPDGCPTSAVEAASGNSNDASAEPETTRLSNVIVVDGRESDTDTTEYAFTTTGDIEPSTDENATIDAEATVDGNYAEGVVANYLDAFRFDGEIETLTVDGGAAVRVNGVEIDPDDIDDVLENLLLVEGADADVSRYEFVVDGHVESSNAQGATIDDGLEIEDGHVQGTVANWRDAFRFSGSLEQVTVDGPATMSVNGDVIDPADYGADHPHVLEIEGTGEPASFEITVDGDLVYDGDDPAENVTMVSGTTAQSSVTDSTQRFRFSGALTDVSFTDGEANVTLDGEPLEIEDAGDHELLPHAIVIDGTNASGPAVYSFRASGAVVKSDYRNASINEEDIIDGRTVRGAVGNWLDAYWFAGDLEDFKLLGDAAVDVIYNAREQ